A single genomic interval of Microaerobacter geothermalis harbors:
- a CDS encoding discoidin domain-containing protein: MKKNLWIILIAAIVIASYLASLSMFSQSSLGQLNVEGIRFSFKDGKTVVNFTTDQPGFCQVLIGTESGKYQRVAVESMPEGPHREHYNVIDGLEPNTSYFYRINFSTSDGRISQSKENRFVTSEDIISNIENKQVEKPNGINIANIKNGGKILGVSSNYGNVSNDQQWGANMAIDGNPATEWSSAGDGDDAWINIGFDNEYKVKAFGFWTRTMGSSAEINRFRVLDADGVELGVFSLKGAEQIQYFSLDKPATTNSLRFEVLDSTGGNTGAVEIEVYPEK; encoded by the coding sequence TTGAAAAAAAATCTGTGGATCATACTCATTGCTGCCATAGTCATAGCGAGCTATCTCGCGTCACTATCCATGTTCTCGCAGTCCAGTCTCGGACAACTTAACGTGGAAGGAATCCGATTTTCATTTAAGGATGGGAAAACAGTTGTAAACTTTACCACGGATCAACCGGGTTTTTGTCAGGTTTTAATTGGAACAGAATCAGGAAAATATCAGCGTGTAGCTGTAGAAAGTATGCCCGAAGGTCCGCACAGGGAACATTATAACGTGATTGACGGATTAGAACCAAATACATCCTATTTTTACCGAATTAATTTCAGCACGTCAGATGGCAGAATATCTCAAAGCAAGGAGAACCGTTTTGTGACTTCAGAAGATATAATTTCCAACATAGAAAATAAACAGGTTGAGAAGCCGAATGGAATCAACATAGCAAATATAAAAAACGGCGGAAAAATCTTAGGGGTCAGTTCCAATTACGGAAACGTATCAAATGATCAACAATGGGGGGCAAATATGGCGATTGACGGAAATCCTGCAACTGAATGGTCCTCAGCAGGGGATGGAGATGATGCTTGGATTAATATCGGATTTGATAACGAATATAAGGTGAAGGCTTTTGGCTTTTGGACTCGAACAATGGGAAGCAGTGCAGAAATTAATCGATTTCGGGTATTAGATGCCGATGGAGTGGAGCTAGGTGTTTTCTCTTTGAAAGGGGCCGAACAAATACAGTACTTTTCCTTAGATAAACCGGCAACCACGAACTCACTTCGCTTCGAAGTGCTGGATAGTACTGGAGGAAATACTGGAGCCGTAGAGATCGAAGTATATCCTGAAAAATAA
- a CDS encoding alpha/beta fold hydrolase — protein MTNHKLYHEVLGKNGSPVVFIPGLGGTTRYWKSRVEHLSADQKLILVDPLGFGNSPKPWTKYTLERHLTELHSVIECHGEVTLVGHSLGTILAIGYAARYPDQVNKLILLSIPFYGSEKDAVHYFRQRNQWFITNYTIAALACVFTRRVFGWILPFILTSLPKEVVKDMVKHTWRSFTSTLWEVIYRVGLEKEADRLPDRIPVICIHGDKDPTAPLEGVKKLMKGRPNWQLHILPEGNHHPLFNNTDWCLQFVIDSGSKAEQMKDSIYKLMRENSPAY, from the coding sequence GTGACAAATCATAAGTTGTATCACGAGGTTTTGGGGAAAAATGGTTCCCCAGTGGTGTTTATACCCGGTCTTGGGGGAACCACACGGTATTGGAAAAGCAGAGTTGAACATTTGTCTGCAGATCAAAAGCTTATTTTAGTCGATCCATTAGGATTTGGAAACTCTCCAAAGCCCTGGACTAAATATACTTTAGAAAGACATTTGACAGAATTACATTCGGTTATAGAGTGTCATGGGGAAGTCACTTTAGTCGGACATTCTTTAGGGACCATTCTAGCAATTGGCTATGCTGCGCGTTATCCCGATCAAGTGAATAAGTTAATTTTGCTCAGCATCCCATTTTACGGAAGCGAAAAGGATGCAGTTCATTATTTTAGGCAGCGGAATCAGTGGTTTATTACAAACTATACCATAGCGGCTCTAGCTTGTGTGTTTACCAGAAGAGTATTTGGTTGGATACTGCCATTCATTTTAACCAGTCTACCCAAAGAAGTTGTGAAGGATATGGTAAAACATACATGGCGTTCTTTCACCTCTACTTTGTGGGAAGTCATTTACCGGGTGGGTTTAGAAAAAGAAGCTGACAGGTTACCTGATCGAATTCCCGTCATTTGCATTCATGGAGACAAAGATCCCACGGCACCGCTTGAAGGAGTAAAAAAATTAATGAAAGGGCGTCCCAATTGGCAGCTTCATATTCTTCCCGAAGGCAATCATCATCCTCTCTTCAATAATACGGATTGGTGTTTACAATTTGTGATCGATAGCGGTTCCAAAGCTGAGCAGATGAAAGACTCTATTTATAAACTCATGCGCGAGAACTCTCCCGCCTATTAG
- a CDS encoding rhodanese-like domain-containing protein produces MNKKTFLIFALVLLAIILAGCANQGESTDLSAANTKVQPITAEELRAQLDAGLDENTVIVDVREPFLYEENHIPGAILIPFAEFEKEYEKLDKNKKIILVCHMGPMGEASGQFLISKGYKQVYNLEGGMRAWEEG; encoded by the coding sequence GTGAATAAAAAAACGTTCCTGATTTTTGCTTTGGTCCTTCTAGCGATCATTCTCGCCGGATGTGCCAATCAAGGTGAATCAACGGATCTGTCTGCTGCCAATACGAAGGTTCAACCCATTACGGCCGAAGAGTTGAGGGCACAATTGGATGCGGGTCTGGATGAAAATACGGTCATTGTGGATGTACGAGAGCCGTTTCTATACGAGGAAAACCATATTCCTGGGGCAATCCTGATCCCATTTGCTGAATTTGAAAAGGAATACGAAAAATTGGACAAGAATAAAAAAATTATCTTGGTATGCCATATGGGACCCATGGGAGAAGCGTCAGGACAATTCCTTATCAGCAAGGGGTATAAGCAAGTATATAACTTGGAAGGCGGAATGAGAGCCTGGGAAGAAGGGTAA
- a CDS encoding putative mercuric transport protein produces the protein MASWKEKFTQTFTMISATFACLAULLPVLVIPLGLGGSMLSTLAFFAKYQWWFIGLSFVLLGLAHWVTWRRRSLVHRKQRIILWVSTGLTFASFGYFLYSLGYF, from the coding sequence ATGGCCTCTTGGAAAGAGAAATTTACCCAAACTTTCACCATGATTTCGGCCACTTTTGCTTGTCTCGCTTGACTGCTTCCTGTATTGGTGATACCGCTCGGTCTGGGCGGGTCGATGCTGTCCACATTAGCCTTTTTTGCAAAATATCAGTGGTGGTTTATTGGATTAAGCTTTGTTCTTTTGGGATTGGCCCATTGGGTAACCTGGAGACGAAGGTCCCTTGTACACCGCAAGCAAAGAATCATATTATGGGTATCAACGGGACTTACTTTTGCCAGCTTTGGGTACTTTCTCTATTCTCTTGGATATTTTTGA
- a CDS encoding class I SAM-dependent methyltransferase: MNHEEVKLTETIKGRYNRIAPIFDVMDRMIKEEWRKDVFSLVKGRVLEVGVGTGANLPFYPADTEVTGIDFSPNMLKYARRKLEKGEGIKAKVQLLEMDAQQMNFPDNTFDTVVTTCVYCSVPDPVKGLKEIRRVCKPDGQVIMLEHMRSENPVLGTLMDWLNPIPVTFYGANINRRTVENIEKAGMKVVRQKFLMMDIMRLMEISPNK; this comes from the coding sequence ATGAATCATGAAGAAGTAAAGCTGACCGAGACAATCAAAGGAAGATATAACAGAATTGCTCCCATTTTTGACGTGATGGATCGAATGATTAAAGAGGAATGGAGAAAAGACGTATTCTCCCTTGTCAAGGGACGGGTGCTTGAGGTTGGGGTGGGTACCGGTGCCAATCTTCCTTTTTATCCTGCTGACACAGAGGTAACAGGGATTGACTTCAGTCCCAACATGCTGAAATATGCCCGTCGGAAGCTGGAGAAGGGGGAGGGAATAAAAGCAAAAGTTCAACTTCTGGAGATGGATGCCCAGCAGATGAATTTTCCGGATAATACGTTTGATACGGTAGTGACTACTTGTGTTTATTGTTCTGTTCCGGATCCAGTTAAAGGATTAAAAGAAATTCGCAGGGTATGCAAACCGGATGGACAGGTGATCATGCTGGAACACATGAGGAGTGAAAATCCAGTTCTAGGCACGCTAATGGATTGGCTAAATCCCATTCCAGTCACTTTCTATGGAGCGAACATCAATAGACGAACGGTTGAAAATATTGAAAAGGCGGGAATGAAGGTGGTTCGGCAAAAATTTTTGATGATGGACATTATGAGATTGATGGAAATCAGTCCAAATAAATAA
- a CDS encoding YqgQ family protein: MKPNQTILSIFHLKELLREFRVLIYTGDPLGDLWLMEEELRELYQMKLISDIQYQQGIQVIRKETKKLEESGY, from the coding sequence TTGAAACCCAATCAGACCATTTTAAGCATCTTTCATCTAAAAGAATTGCTAAGAGAATTTCGGGTGCTTATCTATACGGGAGATCCCTTGGGAGACTTATGGTTAATGGAAGAAGAACTTCGAGAATTATATCAAATGAAGCTGATTTCCGACATCCAATACCAACAGGGCATTCAGGTGATTCGTAAGGAAACCAAAAAACTGGAGGAATCAGGGTATTGA